GAAAAGGAATCCAGATTACCTGCCGATAAACTGACAACTGTCATCACACTAAGAAACAGGACCGACGGTTTGTGAATTCGGATTTGTTCTTCTTCGAAAAACCGTTTCTTCTGATCCAACCACAGCTCTGCCAAAAACAAAACGATTGCCGCAATCCACAAATAGCCAAAAACCAACCAGGCATCAAGCATCTGAAACCGTTCAAACAAGATCATAAAACCAATTGCAATAATTAGAAACCCTACCGTTCGTTTGCCGGTCAGTCTCATGCCCGCCACCCTCTTTTCAGCTGAAGTTATCTTTATCATACGATATATTCATGAGAAAAGGGATACCCCTTCGATGGATTCTCTATAAGACTTGGGACGTATTCAGTCAAACCGTAAAGAAAACCTGGCTTGTCGCCAAGCCTCAATGGCGAAAGCCTTAGTTGCAATTATACGATAACCATTTAACAGAGTTAAACATTCCTATAGTAAAAAAAAGACCGTGAACGATAGATCGCTCACAGTCTCATTAATTCTATTCTTTTATAACCCGCACTTCAGTTGCGCGCCGCAGTTTGTACACGTGTTACAACCACCAAGATCCTCAATGGTTCCTTGCCTGCACACCGGACACGTATTGCCAACCTCACTGCCATAGGTAACACTTGTAGACCGAAGATCGGTGATGGTTTCAACCAGCATGACGGTTTTCTTTTCTTCCGATTCTGTTTCGCCACCGGTTAAATCCACCGTATACTCATCGTTCTCTTCTGCTTTCAGTGTTAATACCTGTGAATCACGACTGCCATCCACATAAACCGTTCCACCTTTGGCTCCGCCATTGTAGAGACGTTCATAGACCCGTTTGACCTGATCAACAGTATATCCTTTTGGTGCATTGACGGTTTTACTTAAAGAACTGTCAACCCAACGCTGAATCACACATTGCACGTCAGCATGTGCCTCAGGTGTTAATTCCATACTCGAAATGAACCATTCAGGCAACTGATCTGAAGATACCTCAGGGTGTTCATCCAAATAATCCTGAAGAATTTGCGCTTTGACTTCAATGAATTTACCCAATCGGCCACTTCTGTAATAAGAAAATGAGAAATAGGGCTCGAGTCCAGTGGATACACCAACCATTGTCCCTGTCGAACCGGTCGGTGCCACAGTAAGAAGATGAGAATTCCTGATGCCATATGCTCGGATATCTTCAAGGAGATCCTCAGGCATTTTCTTCATGTAGCCGGTCTGAGTAAACCGATCTCTTAGGAAAGCTGTCTCCTCTGTGTTTGATCCCTCAAGGAACGGGAAGCTCCCTTTTTCCTTGGCAATCTCTACAGACTCGCGATAGGCCGTCACGGCAATCGTTTCGAAAATCTGATCGACCAGTTCATTACCCGCTTCTGAACCATATGTGGTCTCCGTATGAATCAGAAGATCGTGAAGCCCCATAACACCCAGACCGACTCTGCGCTCACCTTTTGCCTGATCCGTATTTTCTTGCAGGAAATAAGGTGTTGCATCGATGACATTGTCCTGCATCCTGACGCCTGTCGCTACCGTTTGTTTCAGCTTTTCAAAATCGACCGTTTTCGTCGTTCTGTCAGCCATTTCTGCAAGATTAACGGCCGCCAGATTACACACAGAGTATGGAGCAAGCGGCTGCTCACCGCACGGATTTGTCGCGACAACCTTTTGGCCGTAGGCGCTGGCATTGGTCATTTCATTGGCATTATCAATAAAGAAGATCCCCGGCTCTGCGGAGTACGTTGCACAGATATTGATCAGTTCCCACAACTCTCTTGCCTTGATTTTCCGATACGTACGGATTCCGAATCCCAGCTGTTCCCATTCCCTGACATCACCGTACTCATGCCATTCACGGTTGTATGCTTCCATTTCCTTTTCATTATAGTTTTCCACATCAGGAAAGCGCAGCTCATAATCCCTGTCCTGTTCAACGGCATCCATAAATTCCTTTGTAATGCAGACGGAGATATTCGCACCTGTCAAAAACTCCGAATTATTGACGTCGTACTTGCCGCCAGCACGGAGTGTATCCTCAGCCTGACGAATGACTTTCGGATCAAAGCCTCCCTGTCCTTCGATGGCTTTATAATTCACGATACTCTGATACATCGATTCATCAACTTCAGAAAGAGGTGTGAATTTCAATTTTTCCTGAATCAAACGCTTAATCTGATGATCTTCGATTTGCTCTGACAAATACCGCAAAATACGCGGATTCTGCATTTTAGAAATAATGAACTCCAGAATATCCGGATGCCAGTCTGCGAGCATGATCATTTGTGCACCGCGCCTTGAACCACCCTGTTCCACCAGATGCGTCAGTTTCGCAATATCATCCAACCATGATACTGAGCCGGATGATTTACCGTTAACACCCCGGGCAAGGGTGTTTCTAGGACGAAGCGTGGATCCGTTTGTTCCTACACCACCGCCACGGCTCATGATTTCCATGACTTGCTTTCGGTGCTCTGAAATCCCTTCCCGTGAATCCGCGATGTAAGGCATGACATAGCAATTGAAATACGTCACGTCTGTATGTGAACCGGCTCCATACAAGACCCGGCCTGCAGGGACGAAATTCATATTGACGAGTTCATGATAAAAGCGCTCAAAAGAGGCTTCCCGTTGCTCCGGATTTGTTTCAACATCAGAGAGTCCCCTTGCATTTCGTTTTGCGATTTGCTCATAATAGACTTCGAGCGGTTTATCAATGGTATCCAATGACCGTTCAACAATGCCCGTCTTTTTCTCTTCGGCATCATCAAGTACTCCTGTGAATTCAGGATCCACGGCGATACAAGCAGTTGCTGCTTTCCAGTCAATGGAGACCACAAAGCCGTATCCTCTCGCAGGAAATTTCGGATCGGGTTTCACCGTAAGTACGACAAAATCCCCTTCCTTTAACGTCTTTTTTTCTGTATCCTTAAACGTGTAGCGATCAAGCATAACGAGCCGGGAAACCCCGCTCTGCTTTTTCTTCATGTCTTCAGTGATTGGAAATACTTGTGGGAATGACTCAATATCTTTATTTAATTGTTTGATATTGATTTCCCTTTCAGACATAAAAGTCGTCACTGGCCTCGCTCCTTTACATTACGTTTTCGATTTATTAATCTTGCTCCACTATATCACAGCACAATTCAAAATATCAATATATTGTGTTTCGTATTTTTAAAAATATCTATATGTTGGGTTCGGAACGATAAAAACTATTTTTGTCAACTGTGAAATCCATTGAAAATAAAAGAGAATCAGCAAAAAACGACGATAGACTTCGTTAAATTCCTCTATCAGACTTTTTTCAACCTTGCCTTTTTCCATATGTTCGACTTACCGCATTCCGCTTCCTCAGACAGACATAAACATCAATCATTGCGAAATCTCTGTTTACGCGGTATGATTTAAAATGGCGAAACAATAGAACTGAATCAAGGGAGTGTCAAGCGTGGATATCATTATTTTATCAGTCGTCACTGTACTGCTTTTTGCATGGATTTTAATCCGTTCAAAAAAACCAAGTTATTTACATCCTGTTACAGAAGAAGAGTTCAAGAAAAATTATCGAAAAGCACAATTGATTGATGTGAGAGAAGAAAAAGAATTTGACGGCGGTCATATTCTTGGTGCACGAAATGTCCCCCTTTCACAAATGAAACAGCGCATTACAGAAATACGGCCGGATCAGCCTGTCTATATGTATTGCAACAGCGGATCCAGAACGAAACAGGCCGCGAAAATCATGCGTAAAAAACGCGGAGTTGAAGAAATGTACACATTAAAAGGCGGCTTTAAAAAGTGGACCGGGAAAGTAAAGAAATAACAGGCTCACTCCATGTAAAGGAATCAGCTATGCAAGCTGTGTACGATTCCGTGACAGAAACGAAAAACGGACTTAAGCTCTGATGGGCTTAAGTCCGTTATTATTTTCATCTGACTGTGGTTTCGTCAGAAGATAGCATGCAACTGGAGAGAATTTAATCGGCTGACTGAAATGTCAGTACCGGCTTTCTTGCTGCCATCGTTTCATCAAGACGGTTGATCACCGTGTGATGAGGTGCTTCCTGTACCGTTTCCGGATGATCTTCAGCCTCCTTGGCGATCTGAATCATCGCATCACAAAATTCATCAAGGGTTTCTTTTGACTCCGTTTCAGTCGGCTCAATCATTAAACATTCTTCGACATTTAACGGAAAATAAATTGTTGGCGGATGATAACCGAAATCAAGCAATCTCTTCGCTATATCGAGTGTCCTGACCCCCAATTTTTTCTGCCTTCTTCCTGAGAGGACAAATTCATGCTTACAATGTTGTGCGTATGGCGCATCAAAGTATGGTTCAAGTCGCCTGAACATATAATTCGCATTTAATACCGCATACTCACTCACCTTCCGAAGGCCAAATGCGCCCATTGTCCGAATATACGTATAGGCTCTTACATTAATTCCGAAATTCCCGTAAAACGGTTTTACTCTTCCGATCGATGCCGGAATATCAGAGTGAAAAGCATAACCCTCTTCGTTTTTGATGACTTGCGGCGCTGGCAGGTACGGCACAAGATCACTTTTTACACCGACTGGTCCGGAACCCGGACCGCCTCCACCGTGAGGCGTTGTGAATGTTTTATGGAGATTCAAATGAACCACATCAAATCCCATATCCCCCGGCCTTGCTATCCCTAAAATTGCGTTTGAATTCGCTCCGTCATAATACAGTTTGCCACCTGCCTGATGGACGATGTCGGCCATTTCAATAATATTTTCTTCAAAGAGGCCCACTGTATTCGGATTGGTGAGCATTAAAGCTGCCGTATCCTCTCCCACGAGTTCTTTTAAATGGGCCAGGTCAACCAGTCCCCGCTCATCGGACTTCACTGTTACCGATTCAAATCCTGCCACTACGGCTGAAGCCGGATTTGTTCCGTGCGCCGAATCCGGTACAATCACTTTTGTTCGATTATGGTCTCCATTCGCTTCATGGTAAGCCCGAATCAGCATCAGACCCGTCCACTCCCCGTGTGCACCGGCTGCGGGCTGCAGAGTCACCTGGTCCATACCCGTGATTTCTGCCAATGAATTCTGTAATTCATACATCATTTCGAGAGCTCCTTGAACCGTCTCTTCGGGCTGATATGGATGGATATGAGCAAATCCCGGCAATCTCGCTGTATCTTCATTGATCTTTGGGTTATATTTCATCGTACAAGAACCCAGTGGATAAAAGCCGTTATCCACGCCATGATTGCGTCTGGATAAGGCCGTGTAATGTCTGACCAGCTGCAGTTCAGATACCTCAGGAAGACCTGGTTCCTCATCTCTCATCCATTCTGAAGGAATGTCTTCTGATAAAGCCGTTTCCTCCACATCAAGCTCCGGAAGACTGTATGCAATTCGTCCTTTTTTAGACAGTTCAAAAATCAACGGTTGATTCTCAGTTCTCATTTTGACTCCCTCCCCATCGCTTCTGCAAGTCTGTCAATATCTGTTTTTGTACGGATTTCCGTTACGGCAATCAGCATTTCATTTTCTTTTTCCGGGAAGAAGCGTTTTAAAGGCAGTCCGCCAATAATGCCATCATCAAGCAGTTTACGCACCGTCTCATCAGCCGGCTCTTTCGTTTTTACGACAAACTCATTGAAGAAAGGCCCGGAATAAACCGTTTCAATCCCGTACTCTTGTAACTTCTTCATAGCATATCTGGCTTTTTGCATGTTTTGACGACTCATTTCCTTCAGACCTTCTTTCCCTAAAGCACTCATGGATATCGATGCTGCAAGTGCATTTAATGCCTGATTGGAACAGATATTACTTGTCGCCTTATCGCGCCGGATATGTTGCTCCCTTGCTTGAAGCGTCAAAACAAACCCTCTTCTGCCGTCAAGGTCCTCTGTCTGTCCGACAAGACGTCCCGGCACTTTTCGCATCAATTTTTTTGTCACTGCAAAAAAACCGCAATGGGGCCCGCCAAACTGCATCGGTATGCCAAAAGGCTGAGCGTCCCCTACAACCACATCGGCACCGAACTGTCCGGGCGGCTTAATCATACCCAGACTGAGGGGATTACACGAAACAATAAACAGACTCTTATCCTGATGTGTAATTTTCTCAATCGCTTCGAGATCCTCAAGTTGGCCGAAAAAATTAGGCGATTGCACGATCACACTGGCAATATCATCCTGAACATGATTTCTTAATTGATCTAGATCTGTTTGTCCGTCAACATGATCAACTTCAATCACTTCGAGATTCTGGCCTTTCGCACTGGTTTTCAGCACTTGAATGGATTCGGGATGCACGGTTTTCGAAACCAGTATTTTCTTTTTCTTTGTATGACCAGCACTCATCATTGCTGCTTCGGCCAATGCAGTTGGGCCATCATACATGGATGAATTGGCAATCTCCATACCGGTTAATTCAGCAATCATGGTCTGAAATTCAAAGATTCCCTGTAGTTCACCCTGAGAAATTTCCGGCTGGTAGGGTGTGTACGCTGTATAAAATTCTGAGCGGAGCAGCATATGGTTAACAACCGACGGGATGTAGTGCTCATAGACCCCTGCACCTAAAAAGGACGGATACTCCTTCGTGTTTTTATTCATCCCGGCAAGGCGACTCATTTCTTTCATCAGATTCGTCTCATCAAGTGCGGGTAATAGTGACATTTCCCCCTTGGATCTGACCTCATCAGGAATATCAGCGAACAATTCTTCAAGATGCTTGATGCCGATAGTCTGAAACATTTCCTGTTTATCTTCTTCTGTCATTGGAATATAACGCAGTTGATCCATTCCAATCCCCCCTAAGCTTTTTTATAAAATGGCGTTTGCACGACTTTCGCACGAACCGTTTTCTTCCGGATCTGAACTTCAACCTCTGTCCCCTCTGATGCATATTTTTGATCAATCAGTGCCAAACCGATGTTTTTGCCGAGTGTCGGCGATTGGGTCCCTGAGGTGACTTCCCCAATGTCCATCCCCTGGTGGCTGACGGCATAACCGTGCCGTGGGATTCCCTTATCAATCATTTCGATTCCGACTGACTTCCTTAGAGGACCATCTTCTTTCTGCCGGGCCAGCACATCTTTTCCAATAAAGCGACTGTCCACATCCGTCTTAACTGCAAACCCGATGCCTGCTTCGACCGGACTGATATTTGAAGACAGCTCCTGGCCGTAAAGGGGAAGCGTTGCTTCAAATCGCAGCGTGTCTCTGGCACCAAGACCGCATGGCTGTATGCCTTCCTCTTCCCCTTCGCTTAAACATGTTTTCCATATGTGTGATGCATCATTCGGATTACAATATATTTCAAAACCGTCTTCCCCTGTATAGCCTGTTCTCGAGATCAGAACAGAGGCATTCGCAAACGTAACACCTTCTTTAAATGAAAAGAATCGAATCTCCTTCAGGTCTGTTTCACTCAAACGCTGGGCAATTTGATTTGCAAGCGGTCCCTGGAGTGCAATCTGAGCATAATGTGACGAAACATTTGAAACCTGAACGTTGAAATCCTTGCTGTGTTTTAAGAGCCACTCGAAATCCTTTGCTTCATTTGCTGCATTAACAACAAGCAGTGCTGACTCATCGGACCGTTTATACCAGACGAGATCATCTACGGTTCCGCCTGTCTCATAGCAGACCGCTGTATATTGACAACGCCCGTCTTTGACTTTTTTTACGTCATTCGTCATGACATATTGCAGAAATTCCAACGTTTCCGGACCTGTAACCTCAATTTCCCCCATATGAGATACATCGAAAATTCCTGCCCTTGTTCTGACTGCTTCATGCTCTTCTTTAATCCCCGA
This genomic window from [Bacillus] selenitireducens MLS10 contains:
- a CDS encoding vitamin B12-dependent ribonucleotide reductase; this encodes MSEREINIKQLNKDIESFPQVFPITEDMKKKQSGVSRLVMLDRYTFKDTEKKTLKEGDFVVLTVKPDPKFPARGYGFVVSIDWKAATACIAVDPEFTGVLDDAEEKKTGIVERSLDTIDKPLEVYYEQIAKRNARGLSDVETNPEQREASFERFYHELVNMNFVPAGRVLYGAGSHTDVTYFNCYVMPYIADSREGISEHRKQVMEIMSRGGGVGTNGSTLRPRNTLARGVNGKSSGSVSWLDDIAKLTHLVEQGGSRRGAQMIMLADWHPDILEFIISKMQNPRILRYLSEQIEDHQIKRLIQEKLKFTPLSEVDESMYQSIVNYKAIEGQGGFDPKVIRQAEDTLRAGGKYDVNNSEFLTGANISVCITKEFMDAVEQDRDYELRFPDVENYNEKEMEAYNREWHEYGDVREWEQLGFGIRTYRKIKARELWELINICATYSAEPGIFFIDNANEMTNASAYGQKVVATNPCGEQPLAPYSVCNLAAVNLAEMADRTTKTVDFEKLKQTVATGVRMQDNVIDATPYFLQENTDQAKGERRVGLGVMGLHDLLIHTETTYGSEAGNELVDQIFETIAVTAYRESVEIAKEKGSFPFLEGSNTEETAFLRDRFTQTGYMKKMPEDLLEDIRAYGIRNSHLLTVAPTGSTGTMVGVSTGLEPYFSFSYYRSGRLGKFIEVKAQILQDYLDEHPEVSSDQLPEWFISSMELTPEAHADVQCVIQRWVDSSLSKTVNAPKGYTVDQVKRVYERLYNGGAKGGTVYVDGSRDSQVLTLKAEENDEYTVDLTGGETESEEKKTVMLVETITDLRSTSVTYGSEVGNTCPVCRQGTIEDLGGCNTCTNCGAQLKCGL
- the gcvT gene encoding glycine cleavage system aminomethyltransferase GcvT; its protein translation is MGKKTPLFEVYAESGAKTIDFGGWDLPVQFSGIKEEHEAVRTRAGIFDVSHMGEIEVTGPETLEFLQYVMTNDVKKVKDGRCQYTAVCYETGGTVDDLVWYKRSDESALLVVNAANEAKDFEWLLKHSKDFNVQVSNVSSHYAQIALQGPLANQIAQRLSETDLKEIRFFSFKEGVTFANASVLISRTGYTGEDGFEIYCNPNDASHIWKTCLSEGEEEGIQPCGLGARDTLRFEATLPLYGQELSSNISPVEAGIGFAVKTDVDSRFIGKDVLARQKEDGPLRKSVGIEMIDKGIPRHGYAVSHQGMDIGEVTSGTQSPTLGKNIGLALIDQKYASEGTEVEVQIRKKTVRAKVVQTPFYKKA
- the gcvPA gene encoding aminomethyl-transferring glycine dehydrogenase subunit GcvPA, which translates into the protein MDQLRYIPMTEEDKQEMFQTIGIKHLEELFADIPDEVRSKGEMSLLPALDETNLMKEMSRLAGMNKNTKEYPSFLGAGVYEHYIPSVVNHMLLRSEFYTAYTPYQPEISQGELQGIFEFQTMIAELTGMEIANSSMYDGPTALAEAAMMSAGHTKKKKILVSKTVHPESIQVLKTSAKGQNLEVIEVDHVDGQTDLDQLRNHVQDDIASVIVQSPNFFGQLEDLEAIEKITHQDKSLFIVSCNPLSLGMIKPPGQFGADVVVGDAQPFGIPMQFGGPHCGFFAVTKKLMRKVPGRLVGQTEDLDGRRGFVLTLQAREQHIRRDKATSNICSNQALNALAASISMSALGKEGLKEMSRQNMQKARYAMKKLQEYGIETVYSGPFFNEFVVKTKEPADETVRKLLDDGIIGGLPLKRFFPEKENEMLIAVTEIRTKTDIDRLAEAMGRESK
- a CDS encoding rhodanese-like domain-containing protein; translated protein: MDIIILSVVTVLLFAWILIRSKKPSYLHPVTEEEFKKNYRKAQLIDVREEKEFDGGHILGARNVPLSQMKQRITEIRPDQPVYMYCNSGSRTKQAAKIMRKKRGVEEMYTLKGGFKKWTGKVKK
- the gcvPB gene encoding aminomethyl-transferring glycine dehydrogenase subunit GcvPB, which translates into the protein MRTENQPLIFELSKKGRIAYSLPELDVEETALSEDIPSEWMRDEEPGLPEVSELQLVRHYTALSRRNHGVDNGFYPLGSCTMKYNPKINEDTARLPGFAHIHPYQPEETVQGALEMMYELQNSLAEITGMDQVTLQPAAGAHGEWTGLMLIRAYHEANGDHNRTKVIVPDSAHGTNPASAVVAGFESVTVKSDERGLVDLAHLKELVGEDTAALMLTNPNTVGLFEENIIEMADIVHQAGGKLYYDGANSNAILGIARPGDMGFDVVHLNLHKTFTTPHGGGGPGSGPVGVKSDLVPYLPAPQVIKNEEGYAFHSDIPASIGRVKPFYGNFGINVRAYTYIRTMGAFGLRKVSEYAVLNANYMFRRLEPYFDAPYAQHCKHEFVLSGRRQKKLGVRTLDIAKRLLDFGYHPPTIYFPLNVEECLMIEPTETESKETLDEFCDAMIQIAKEAEDHPETVQEAPHHTVINRLDETMAARKPVLTFQSAD